In a genomic window of Vigna angularis cultivar LongXiaoDou No.4 chromosome 6, ASM1680809v1, whole genome shotgun sequence:
- the LOC108342423 gene encoding glutaredoxin-C9, translating to MHQAIPYRTCIPTGARDRSHAGGTAGSNGADPASVATMVSENAVVIIGRRGCCMCHVVKRLLQGLGVNPPVYEVHEDHEAAVARHLSPHTAEALQFPAVFLAGKLFGGLERVMATHISGELVPILKDAGALWL from the coding sequence ATGCACCAAGCCATTCCCTACAGAACTTGCATCCCTACCGGCGCACGTGACCGGTCACACGCCGGAGGGACCGCGGGATCCAATGGCGCTGATCCAGCCAGCGTGGCCACAATGGTTTCAGAAAACGCCGTCGTCATCATTGGGAGACGGGGCTGCTGCATGTGCCACGTGGTCAAAAGGTTGTTACAAGGCCTTGGAGTCAACCCTCCCGTTTATGAGGTCCACGAGGACCACGAGGCTGCCGTTGCTCGCCACCTCTCCCCTCACACCGCCGAAGCACTCCAGTTTCCGGCGGTCTTCCTCGCCGGCAAGCTATTCGGGGGCTTGGAACGAGTCATGGCCACTCATATATCAGGTGAATTGGTTCCCATATTAAAGGACGCTGGTGCCTTGTGGCTCTGA
- the LOC108343307 gene encoding uncharacterized protein LOC108343307 yields the protein MMNFFSRRRDNAADSSPLVTPSSSPVTGPARPIRLVYCDENGRFRMDPEAVATLQLVKEPVGVVSVCGRARQGKSFILNQLLGRTSGFHVASTHRPCTKGLWLWSTPLKRTSLDGTEYNLLLLDSEGIDAYDQTGTYSTQIFSLAVLLSSMFIYNQMGGIDEAALDRLSLVTQMTKHIRVRASGGRSSVSELGQFSPIFVWLLRDFYLDLVEDNRKITPRDYLEIALRPVQGSGRDITAKNEIRDSVRALFPDRECFTLVRPLNNENDLQRLDQITLQNLRPEFRSGLDALAKFVFERTRPKQVGATMMTGPLLIGITESYLDALNHGAVPTISSSWQSVEEAECQKAYDSAAKIYMSSFDRTKPPEEVAFREAHEKAVRISMGAFTASAVGLGVVRTKYEGMLQKFFKKEFEDFKRNAYIEADLQCSNAIQSMEKRLRAACNSSDAKIDNVAKVFDALLCEYEKSIQAPGKWQKLAVFLHQSFEGPVLDLTRRLIDKVESDKSSLSLNCRLIENKMTLLYKRLETSENEKSEYIKRYEDAINDKKELTDQYMNSITDLRASCCSLDERYSSLSKTLDSTKQGSIDWKRKYEQVLSRQKSEEDQASSEIDALKSHSSAAETRLAAAREQSQSAQEEAAEWKRKYDIAVREVKAALEKAAIVQDYTNNQTQLREDALREEFSCTLVEKEDRLKEKTAKIEHAERCLTTLKLELKAAESKIRNYESEISPQRLEIIKLTERLKAENARALSYEKDMMVMQQGISHLKEKYKSECKTFEEVKEICQNAEKEAVRVTEVADKARAEAALAQKEKSEMQRLAMERLTHIERAKRKIENLEREKGNLENELRRVGDSERDALLRVSTLEEKVEQREKDIDLLLEKDGTHRRNSTQILDQLLETEREACAQAISRADSLSLQLQSAQVKIDSMHQELTKFRLNETILDSELKTASRGKRLRVDDDVDAESVQDMDSSPRILRGTKRSKTTSNPPKFTSPEDIGSIGGDEDIQSQHSNVDDYKKFTVQKLRQELTKNNYGDQLLELRNPNKKAVLTLYEKCVLQKS from the exons atgatgaacttTTTCAGTCGAAGAAGGGACAATGCGGCCGATTCCTCACCGTTGGTGACTCCTTCTTCGTCGCCGGTGACGGGTCCGGCGAGGCCAATTCGCCTTGTCTATTGCGACGAGAACGGACGGTTTCGCATGGACCCGGAAGCGGTAGCCACACTCCAGCTCGTCAAGGAGCCCGTCGGCGTGGTCTCTGTGTGTGGTCGCGCGCGCCAGGGCAAGAGTTTCATTCTAAACCAG CTTCTTGGGAGGACTAGTGGATTTCATGTAGCATCAACGCATCGTCCATGTACCAAAGGGCTTTGGTTGTGGAGTACACCGTTGAAGAGGACTTCCCTTGATGGAACAGAGTACAATCTCCTGCTATTAGACAGTGAAGGAATAGATGCTTATGACCAAACG GGAACATATAGCACCCAGATCTTCTCATTGGCTGTCCTTTTGTCTAGCATGTTTATTTATAACCAG ATGGGTGGTATCGATGAGGCTGCTCTTGATCGACTTTCTCTTGTCACTCAGATGACAAAGCACATTCGTGTTAGAGCATCTGGAGGGAGGAGTTCTGTGTCTGAACTGGGTCAATTTTCCCCTATTTTTGTCTGGCTTCTAAGA GACTTTTATTTGGACCTAGTAGAAGATAACAGAAAAATAACACCCCGTGACTATCTGGAAATTGCTTTGAGGCCTGTCCAAGGGAGTGGAAGAGATATAACTGCCAAGAATGAG ATTCGAGATTCTGTTCGGGCTTTATTCCCGGATAGGGAATGCTTCACTCTTGTGCGACCTCTGAACAATGAAAATGACCTACAGCGACTTGATCAGATAACG TTGCAAAATTTACGGCCTGAATTTCGATCTGGCCTAGATGCTTTGGCAAAGTTTGTTTTCGAGAGAACAAGGCCAAAACAAGTTGGGGCAACTATGATGACAGGTCCTCTTTTGATCGGGATCACTGAATCTTATCTGGATGCTCTCAATCATGGTGCTGTGCCTACAATTTCTTCCTCCTGGCAG AGTGTTGAAGAAGCTGAGTGTCAGAAGGCATATGATTCTGCTGCCAAAATTTATATGTCCTCTTTTGACCGAACTAAGCCGCCTGAGGAA GTTGCTTTTAGGGAAGCACATGAAAAAGCAGTTCGGATTTCAATGGGAGCTTTTACTGCTAGTGCTGTTGGGCTTGGTGTAGTACGAACAAAATATGAAGGCATGCTGcagaagtttttcaaaaaggAGTTTGAG GATTTTAAACGGAATGCATATATAGAAGCTGATCTACAATGCTCTAATGCCATTCAGTCTATGGAAAAGAGGCTGAGGGCGGCTTGTAATTCATCTGATGCAAAGATAGATAATGTTGCAAAG GTTTTTGATGCTCTTTTATGTGAATATGAAAAATCCATTCAAGCTCCAGGGAAGTGGCAAAAACTTGCAGTCTTCTTACATCAAAG TTTTGAAGGCCCCGTACTGGACCTGACCAGGAGATTAATAGATAAAGTTGAATCTGACAAGAGTTCTCTCAGTTTAAACTGTCGACTGATTGAAAATAAGATGACCCTGCTTTATAAGCGGCTGGAAACCAGTGAAAATGAAAAGTCTGAGTATATTAAACGCTATGAGGATGCCATCAATGATAAGAAGGAACTAACCGATCAATATATGAATAGCATAACTGATTTGCGGGCAAGCTGTTGCTCGCTGGATGAGAGATATTCTAGCTTATCAAAAACGTTGGATTCTACCAAGCAAGGATCCATAGActggaaaagaaaatatgaacaagTTTTATCTAGACAGAAATCTGAGGAGGACCAAGCTAGTTCTGAAATAGATGCTCTCAAGTCACATAGCAGTGCTGCTGAAACAAGGTTGGCTGCAGCGAGGGAGCAATCTCAGTCTGCTCAAGAGGAGGCTGCAGAGTGGAAGCGGAAGTATGACATTGCTGTTAGAGAAGTAAAAGCTGCTCTAGAGAAGGCAGCAATTGTGCAGGATTACACAAATAATCAAACACAATTGAGGGAAGATGCTTTAAGAGAAGAGTTTTCTTGCACTTTGGTTGAAAAG GAAGATAGACTAAAGGAGAAAACTGCTAAAATTGAGCACGCGGAGCGTTGTTTAACAACTTTGAAGTTGGAATTGAAG GCTGCAGAGTCAAAAATAAGAAACTATGAATCAGAAATATCGCCACAGAGGCTTGAAATTATTAAGTTGACTGAGAGATTGAAAGCTGAAAATGCGAGGGCTCTGTCATATGAGAAGGATATGATGGTAATGCAACAGGGGATTAGCCATCTAAAGGAGAAGTACAAATCTGAGTGCAAAACATTTGAGGAAGTCAAGGAAATTTGTCAAAATGCTGAAAAAGAAGCTGTAAGGGTTACTGAAGTAGCTGACAAAGCTCGGGCCGAAGCTGCCTTGGCTCAGAAGGAGAAGAGCGAGATGCAAAGGCTTGCAATGGAGAGACTCACACATATAGAAAGAGCTAAgaggaaaattgaaaatttggaGAGGGAGAAAGGTAATTTGGAAAATGAATTGCGAAGAGTGGGGGATTCAGAGAGAGATGCACTTCTTAGGGTTTCAACACTAGAGGAAAAGGTGGAACAGAGAGAAAAGGATATAGATTTACTGTTGGAGAAAGATGGAACACACAGACGAAATAGTACACAAATTCTTGATCAACTCTTGGAAACAGAACGTGAAGCATGTGCTCAGGCAATTAGCAGGGCtgattctctctctctccagTTACAGTCCGCACAAGTAAAAATTGATTCTATGCATCAAGAACTGACCAAGTTTCGACTGAATGAAACAATACTGGACAGTGAACTAAAAACTGCCTCTCGTGGAAAGCGTTTGAGGGTAGATGATGATGTGGATGCAGAATCTGTTCAGGACATGGATTCCAGCCCTAGAATTTTAAGGGGGACTAAGAGATCTAAGACTACATCTAATCCGCCTAAGTTTACAAGTCCGGAAGATATTGGTTCCATTGGGGGTGATGAAGACATCCAGAGTCAGCATAGTAACGTGGATGATTATAAGAAATTTACTGTCCAGAAGCTCAGACAAGAGCTGACAAAAAATAACTACGGTGATCAGCTGCTTGAGTTGAGGAATCCCAACAAGAAAGCTGTCCTTACCCTGTACGAGAAATGTGTTCTTCAAAAGTCATAG